GTTCGTGATAGAACCTGGAGGGGCAACTTCCCTCGAAAAACATTTCCATCAGCACGCGGTTTTGGTCGTGGAAGGTAAGGGATCCGCCTTGGTTGGCAAGGATCTTTACGACATAAAACCCTTTGACGGCATCTTTGTCCCGCCCATGACGCCCCACCAGTTCATAGCAAACAAGGGAGAAAGGTTAAAGATTTTATGTATCGTCGATGTTGATAGGGACAGACCCCAAAGGCTAAGCGAGGAGGAAATAAACGATCTTATAAAGGACGAAAGAATAAAGAGAGCAATAAAAATTCAATAGTTTAGGATGGCTTTTAAGACTTCATCTACGGTAACGCTCTCAAGGCAAAGCCTGTCTCCCCTCCAGCACCTTCCTCCCCCGTTCGTCGAACACGGCCTACACTTTAGATCCTTCTCCACAACCTTTATACCTTCGTAAACGAAACCCAAACCGCGAGAGGTAGGCCCCATTATCATGAAGGAA
This genomic stretch from Thiovulum sp. ES harbors:
- a CDS encoding hypothetical protein (PFAM: Cupin domain), translating into GETWKGSRRHEYKGNRDVAKLVLFGKEEGLKFEVRVFVIEPGGATSLEKHFHQHAVLVVEGKGSALVGKDLYDIKPFDGIFVPPMTPHQFIANKGERLKILCIVDVDRDRPQRLSEEEINDLIKDERIKRAIKIQ